Proteins encoded together in one Desulfosporosinus meridiei DSM 13257 window:
- a CDS encoding YcdB/YcdC domain-containing protein: MFRKIRHLNIVVIFMLLLQLAVYPANTLGSEKASITVEQAVQIVKDNFSIPEKYSRMSTGYNKYNDRATYNIDWSSMEQPHGSFNAMVDATTGDILNINQWEESFRPSFKLPVLSVEDAEKIATDLISKLASKYQSEMKLVKDDQQVLELNNSQPFAYNFRWIRIVDGIPFPGNGVNVSVRGDNGQVRDYSFNWTHDLNFPAASNVISPETARQTFLDTPMLELQYFIPPLMNPEISEPQRVLLVYQLSNKYYGGSVDALSGKPVTLDDQAVGYKSMSAVSSISAATSTTIIPGVASQVAEASTSKDSPENSQQISQSEAVEIVKKAIKIPKEFVMQNSSLNPDWDNPSEQVWDLNWNTESFYMGEHRFIGARVNAKTGDLISFHMSYNTKPDDKAKTVTRKEAQEIADDFLKRIQPERFQLVKLESERFYGGNIPSYIQMFSYVRVVNGIPVSSNRINITVDTVAKQVINYNMNWSNIEFPSNADVLPINEATDRFLKMRPLELSYTLIYKQDGQKQEPRLVYQPNSNFTMYGPGMINAKTGEPMDWYGKTQSQWASSHKFTDIQGNYAEKEIGIVGLTGAFGEYGDTFRPDEKITAGSLLRGMITLEGNNRDLILADEDVLQIAKERGWLHEDLKLESELSRDDLSKIMIRLIKMEPSAKAKGIYAVPFTDANTIKPDSLGYIALAWGLGILKFDGNTLNPNQAVTRAEAAYALVHAYAIEQPQNPDMR, translated from the coding sequence ATGTTTAGGAAGATTCGCCATTTGAACATTGTGGTTATTTTTATGCTCCTTTTACAATTAGCTGTTTATCCTGCCAATACCCTTGGAAGTGAAAAAGCAAGTATTACAGTAGAGCAGGCCGTGCAGATCGTCAAGGATAACTTTAGTATACCCGAGAAATATTCACGAATGTCTACAGGATATAATAAATATAACGATCGGGCCACCTATAACATTGATTGGAGTTCAATGGAACAACCGCATGGGAGTTTCAATGCAATGGTTGATGCAACAACCGGAGACATTTTAAACATTAATCAATGGGAAGAATCGTTTCGGCCATCTTTTAAACTACCTGTCCTATCCGTGGAAGATGCGGAGAAAATAGCCACCGATCTGATCTCAAAATTAGCAAGTAAATATCAATCCGAAATGAAACTTGTAAAAGATGACCAACAGGTATTGGAATTAAACAATTCACAGCCCTTTGCCTACAATTTCCGATGGATCAGGATTGTAGACGGTATCCCGTTTCCAGGTAACGGAGTGAACGTGAGTGTTAGGGGTGACAATGGGCAAGTTAGGGATTACAGCTTTAATTGGACGCATGATCTTAATTTCCCCGCGGCGTCGAACGTTATCTCCCCAGAAACGGCTCGTCAAACGTTTTTAGATACTCCCATGCTCGAATTACAGTATTTTATACCTCCACTCATGAATCCTGAAATATCAGAACCTCAACGCGTACTCCTCGTGTACCAGTTGTCCAATAAATACTACGGAGGATCCGTTGATGCGTTAAGCGGAAAGCCTGTAACTCTTGATGATCAGGCAGTTGGCTATAAATCCATGAGTGCAGTAAGCAGTATTTCTGCTGCAACATCGACGACAATAATACCAGGAGTCGCTTCCCAAGTTGCAGAAGCTTCAACCAGTAAGGATTCTCCCGAAAATTCCCAACAAATCAGCCAGAGTGAAGCCGTTGAGATTGTCAAAAAAGCCATAAAAATTCCCAAGGAATTTGTGATGCAAAACTCTAGCCTGAATCCTGACTGGGATAACCCTAGTGAACAAGTTTGGGATTTAAATTGGAATACTGAGTCTTTTTATATGGGGGAACACCGTTTCATTGGTGCTCGCGTAAACGCTAAGACTGGAGATTTGATCAGTTTCCATATGTCCTACAACACAAAACCAGATGACAAGGCTAAGACCGTTACACGTAAAGAAGCGCAAGAAATTGCGGATGACTTTCTCAAGCGTATACAGCCTGAACGCTTTCAACTTGTTAAATTAGAATCAGAAAGGTTCTATGGTGGTAATATCCCTTCTTATATTCAGATGTTTTCCTATGTTAGGGTCGTCAATGGTATTCCGGTTTCAAGTAACCGAATTAACATAACTGTAGATACCGTCGCTAAACAAGTTATAAATTATAATATGAACTGGTCCAACATTGAATTCCCAAGTAACGCTGATGTATTACCTATTAACGAAGCAACAGATCGGTTCTTAAAAATGCGCCCCTTAGAGCTGAGTTACACCTTAATTTACAAGCAGGATGGGCAAAAACAGGAACCCCGCTTGGTCTATCAACCCAATTCTAACTTTACAATGTACGGTCCTGGGATGATTAACGCTAAAACTGGTGAACCTATGGATTGGTATGGAAAAACCCAATCTCAGTGGGCTAGTTCCCATAAATTTACGGATATCCAGGGCAATTATGCAGAAAAGGAAATAGGCATCGTGGGTCTGACGGGGGCCTTTGGAGAATATGGAGATACCTTCCGCCCGGATGAAAAAATCACCGCTGGTTCGCTCTTGCGGGGGATGATTACGTTGGAAGGAAACAATCGCGATCTTATTTTGGCTGATGAGGATGTATTGCAGATCGCCAAAGAGCGTGGTTGGCTCCATGAGGATTTAAAACTTGAGTCTGAATTAAGCCGAGATGATCTGTCGAAAATAATGATTCGTCTCATTAAAATGGAACCGTCGGCCAAGGCTAAAGGTATCTATGCTGTTCCCTTTACAGATGCCAACACAATTAAGCCTGATTCACTGGGCTATATTGCCCTCGCATGGGGATTAGGTATCTTAAAATTTGATGGCAATACCTTAAACCCAAACCAAGCGGTAACAAGAGCTGAAGCTGCTTATGCTTTAGTCCATGCTTATGCAATTGAGCAACCACAGAATCCTGATATGAGATGA
- a CDS encoding PadR family transcriptional regulator, translated as MQKEFRGESVKEETQNPAFAYIAGRIDKMLVPALLNFLAHKPAHGYELIQKINESGFSEIEADPATIYRNLRRMEDDGLVLSQWETAHTGPARRSYQLSPEGQQALEYCVQLITEKVIKMQSFLDQYQREVKER; from the coding sequence ATGCAGAAGGAATTTCGAGGTGAGTCTGTGAAAGAAGAAACGCAAAACCCGGCCTTTGCTTATATTGCCGGGCGCATAGATAAGATGCTGGTACCGGCTCTGCTTAATTTTCTGGCCCATAAGCCGGCCCATGGTTACGAGTTAATTCAAAAGATTAACGAATCAGGCTTCTCCGAAATCGAGGCAGATCCAGCCACCATTTACCGCAACCTTCGCCGCATGGAAGATGATGGGCTAGTCCTTTCTCAGTGGGAAACTGCCCACACCGGCCCCGCCCGACGATCTTACCAGTTAAGCCCCGAAGGTCAACAGGCATTAGAGTATTGTGTACAGTTAATTACTGAAAAAGTAATCAAAATGCAATCCTTTTTAGATCAGTACCAGCGGGAGGTGAAGGAGAGATGA
- a CDS encoding PadR family transcriptional regulator, protein MFDKSQLMRGTLEGCILKIISLEVTYGYEIMLKLTGYGFNDIREGTIYPLLVRLEKKDLICGEFKPSPLGPSRKYYFITKRGKEALNSFEAYWQSISVAVTKILSLEVK, encoded by the coding sequence ATGTTTGATAAATCGCAGCTGATGCGCGGAACCTTAGAAGGCTGTATCTTAAAGATTATTAGTTTAGAGGTAACCTACGGTTATGAAATCATGTTAAAACTAACGGGCTATGGTTTTAATGACATACGTGAAGGTACAATTTATCCATTACTTGTAAGGCTGGAAAAAAAAGATCTTATCTGCGGGGAGTTTAAGCCATCTCCCTTAGGACCAAGCAGAAAATATTATTTCATAACCAAAAGAGGCAAAGAAGCATTGAATTCTTTCGAAGCCTACTGGCAGAGTATATCTGTAGCGGTAACCAAGATTTTAAGTTTGGAGGTAAAGTAA
- a CDS encoding methyl-accepting chemotaxis protein yields MNLSKKIIIPVVLVMAAAVFLLGYSIHGSIKENLSEFYQENLNKKADVLQSETDNMKAKALNAAGWLESSAQLSQAYQAGDRQTVIEQGELAMESFELDYFLITDLEGKVFVRAHEPEKLGDSIAGQMNIQKALQGEKSVGIEEGKEVGLSIRAGCPLRNANGDIIGAISTGYELGSEAFVDRFKKVFDSEITVFSGDERIMTTFLDEKGDRIIGTKLENRQISEDVLTKGQIYYGQSEIRGSEYSSVYSPIVDVDNKIVGMIFIGDDNGLIKSLIGETTKRIGLTSVVLAVFLVLAMALIVRRLIIKPLGGLLAILKGAAEGKGDLTIRVEEQSQDELSELGKYFNLFVEEIQVLIKSIGGSTGQVSAFSEHMAANADQTSKAAEEIALTISRLAEGANSQALSVKQGTAMIEAINKAIIAIKNSTGQLVKVSGETHKTMETGFQAIATQFDAMEKNKKASTVVVNKINALANKSDEIGQIVNVINAIAAQTNLLALNAAIEAARAGVHGKGFSVVAEEVRKLAEKSTVATREIAGLIQEILKEIFETKEEVLLASEAVSAQESAVNETQDSLRAIQGAVERVMTETGSISFAALGLGREVKNMVQTMNSIAEVAEESAASTQEASAATQEQTSSMEEMALSARQMNEAAKDLQNMVKKFVV; encoded by the coding sequence ATGAATTTAAGTAAAAAAATCATTATCCCCGTTGTTCTCGTAATGGCCGCAGCAGTTTTTCTTTTGGGATACAGCATTCATGGGAGTATCAAGGAAAACCTTTCTGAGTTTTATCAGGAGAATTTAAACAAAAAAGCAGATGTACTACAGTCGGAAACAGACAATATGAAAGCCAAGGCCTTGAATGCAGCAGGTTGGTTGGAAAGTTCTGCCCAGCTGTCCCAAGCCTATCAGGCGGGCGACCGCCAGACAGTTATAGAACAGGGAGAATTGGCAATGGAGTCTTTTGAACTGGACTATTTTCTGATTACGGATTTAGAAGGCAAGGTTTTTGTCAGGGCTCATGAACCGGAGAAATTAGGGGACAGTATTGCTGGGCAAATGAATATTCAGAAGGCCCTCCAGGGTGAAAAAAGTGTTGGCATCGAAGAAGGAAAAGAAGTTGGGCTTTCTATCCGGGCAGGTTGTCCTCTGCGAAATGCCAACGGTGACATTATCGGAGCTATTTCCACAGGCTATGAACTGGGCAGCGAAGCCTTTGTCGACAGGTTCAAGAAAGTGTTTGATTCGGAAATCACGGTTTTTAGTGGCGATGAGAGGATAATGACTACATTTCTGGATGAAAAAGGGGATCGGATTATTGGAACAAAACTGGAAAACCGGCAAATAAGCGAGGATGTGTTAACGAAAGGACAAATATATTATGGCCAATCCGAGATTAGGGGCAGCGAATACAGCTCTGTTTACTCACCCATTGTTGATGTAGACAATAAAATTGTCGGGATGATATTCATCGGAGATGATAACGGATTGATCAAGAGCTTGATTGGGGAAACAACCAAAAGAATAGGGCTGACTTCTGTAGTCTTAGCTGTTTTCCTTGTTCTTGCCATGGCTTTGATTGTCCGAAGATTGATCATCAAGCCCCTGGGTGGGTTACTGGCTATTCTGAAAGGAGCAGCTGAAGGAAAAGGAGATCTTACCATAAGAGTTGAGGAGCAATCCCAAGATGAACTAAGTGAATTGGGGAAATACTTTAACCTGTTTGTAGAAGAAATTCAGGTCTTGATTAAGAGTATTGGCGGCTCAACAGGCCAAGTAAGCGCTTTTTCTGAGCACATGGCGGCCAATGCTGACCAAACCAGTAAGGCTGCTGAAGAGATTGCCCTAACCATCTCTCGTTTGGCCGAAGGTGCCAATAGCCAGGCTTTGTCCGTAAAACAAGGAACAGCTATGATTGAAGCAATCAATAAGGCTATCATAGCGATCAAAAATAGTACGGGCCAACTGGTTAAGGTCAGCGGGGAAACCCATAAAACAATGGAAACAGGATTCCAGGCCATTGCTACCCAATTTGACGCCATGGAAAAAAACAAAAAAGCTTCCACGGTGGTAGTCAATAAAATTAATGCTTTAGCTAATAAATCGGATGAGATCGGACAGATCGTCAATGTTATCAATGCCATTGCTGCTCAAACCAATCTATTGGCCTTGAATGCAGCTATTGAAGCTGCCAGAGCAGGGGTGCACGGAAAGGGGTTCTCAGTCGTTGCCGAAGAAGTACGCAAACTGGCGGAAAAGTCTACGGTTGCAACCCGGGAAATTGCCGGTCTGATCCAGGAAATTTTGAAAGAGATCTTTGAAACCAAGGAAGAGGTACTGCTGGCAAGCGAAGCAGTGAGCGCCCAGGAATCGGCAGTCAATGAAACACAAGATTCCCTGCGCGCTATCCAAGGTGCCGTCGAGAGGGTGATGACGGAAACCGGCAGCATCTCCTTCGCTGCGCTGGGGCTTGGCCGGGAAGTCAAAAACATGGTACAGACTATGAACAGCATTGCTGAAGTAGCGGAAGAGAGCGCTGCTTCCACTCAGGAGGCTTCAGCTGCTACCCAAGAGCAAACCTCCTCGATGGAAGAAATGGCCCTTAGCGCCCGGCAGATGAATGAGGCAGCGAAAGATCTTCAAAATATGGTGAAGAAATTTGTCGTTTGA
- a CDS encoding sulfite exporter TauE/SafE family protein, translating to MHFAVSGVDVLPFIPPLVAFLVSSLTASAGVSGAFLLLPFQVSVLNFTTPAVSPTNLIYNIVAIPGGLYRYIKEGRMAWPLTWAVVIGTLPGVFVGAWVRILYLPDPKVFKLFVGLVLLYLGYRLLSEVMGWNKKVKEQNKIMQNKFAEQVAKLKEENSGRMASGLPAEAVVKTKTISWKKIEYEFWGETYSFSGISILSLSLVVGLIGGIYGIGGGAIISPFCVAVLGLPVYTVAGAALAGTFITSIAGVTYYHILAASNVAAGAAVTPDWMLGILFGIGGLLGTYVGARIQKFLPDRIIKIILTGLILFLAFNYIGQYFF from the coding sequence ATGCATTTTGCAGTATCCGGAGTCGATGTATTACCCTTTATTCCACCTTTGGTAGCCTTTCTAGTATCGTCATTAACAGCTTCTGCTGGGGTGTCGGGTGCTTTTCTGTTGCTCCCCTTCCAGGTAAGTGTTCTAAATTTTACCACTCCGGCAGTAAGTCCTACTAACCTGATTTACAATATTGTAGCTATCCCCGGCGGTCTCTATCGCTACATCAAAGAGGGGCGCATGGCCTGGCCCCTAACTTGGGCTGTGGTCATTGGCACTCTGCCGGGCGTTTTCGTTGGAGCCTGGGTGCGTATCCTCTACTTACCCGACCCCAAAGTCTTTAAACTCTTTGTAGGCTTAGTGTTATTGTACCTGGGCTATCGGCTTTTGTCGGAAGTGATGGGCTGGAATAAGAAGGTGAAAGAACAAAATAAAATTATGCAGAACAAGTTTGCCGAACAAGTGGCTAAACTGAAGGAAGAAAATTCCGGCCGAATGGCTTCCGGTCTGCCTGCAGAGGCAGTGGTTAAGACAAAGACTATTTCCTGGAAGAAGATTGAGTATGAATTCTGGGGAGAAACCTATTCCTTTAGTGGAATATCCATTTTGAGCCTCTCTTTGGTAGTGGGTTTAATCGGCGGCATTTATGGCATTGGCGGCGGAGCCATTATTTCTCCCTTCTGCGTGGCTGTGCTGGGTCTGCCGGTTTATACCGTTGCTGGTGCAGCTTTGGCAGGTACCTTCATCACCTCTATTGCCGGGGTTACCTACTATCACATTCTGGCTGCGAGCAATGTTGCGGCCGGTGCGGCAGTGACTCCGGACTGGATGCTGGGCATACTCTTTGGTATCGGTGGTCTGCTGGGGACTTATGTGGGTGCCCGCATTCAGAAGTTTCTGCCTGATAGAATTATTAAGATTATCTTAACCGGTTTAATTCTGTTCCTGGCTTTCAACTACATTGGACAATATTTCTTCTAA
- a CDS encoding DUF1659 domain-containing protein, with the protein MAVEALPLDSALVVKYQFELTPAGAPVVRQKGLNGVKHDATEEDLYDVAEALFSLVDYPVLQVLLKKNFELNKE; encoded by the coding sequence ATGGCCGTGGAAGCGTTGCCCTTAGATTCGGCGCTGGTTGTGAAATACCAGTTCGAACTGACACCCGCCGGTGCCCCGGTGGTCAGACAGAAAGGTCTGAATGGCGTGAAACACGATGCTACAGAAGAGGATCTCTATGATGTGGCCGAAGCATTGTTCAGTTTAGTGGATTATCCGGTGCTGCAGGTGCTCCTCAAGAAAAACTTTGAACTGAATAAAGAGTAA
- a CDS encoding DUF3102 domain-containing protein, with the protein MMSNLITTRTPFLIAAEINTIKQQVGIIFLQSTIEIGGRLKEARELLQYGEWSKWLEDSVSYSQKTAERMIRIFEEYGPKQLESSDAQSPATDTQAQNLPNLNFTQALILLGVPEEVRGEFIAELDIDNITTRELQKKVNDWKLAREERDQARQENIGLRKVVNEQANQITHLTEAYDNLMTKSEELSESNRALEQETGKRQAELERVKDRASYKTVEKMSKRLTDVYNKAVANKVAFLYGNLEKTYKELMWEMQELATKEPETHRIFKKNVTDFLIKSLKENVDTENKQA; encoded by the coding sequence ATGATGTCTAATTTAATCACTACCCGCACGCCCTTCCTCATCGCAGCTGAAATAAATACGATCAAACAGCAGGTGGGGATAATCTTTCTGCAGAGTACCATAGAGATTGGGGGCCGCCTGAAGGAGGCCCGGGAGTTGCTTCAATATGGGGAATGGAGCAAGTGGTTAGAAGATTCGGTCAGCTATTCTCAGAAAACGGCGGAAAGAATGATACGCATTTTTGAGGAGTACGGGCCAAAACAGCTCGAATCCTCCGACGCTCAATCTCCTGCCACCGATACCCAGGCACAAAATTTGCCGAATTTGAATTTTACCCAGGCACTGATTCTCCTTGGAGTCCCTGAAGAGGTTCGAGGTGAGTTCATTGCCGAGTTGGATATTGATAACATAACCACTCGCGAGCTGCAGAAGAAGGTCAATGATTGGAAACTGGCCCGGGAAGAACGGGATCAAGCTCGGCAGGAAAACATAGGTCTCCGGAAAGTTGTGAATGAACAGGCAAACCAAATAACCCACCTGACTGAGGCTTACGACAACCTGATGACTAAGTCAGAAGAGTTAAGTGAGTCCAACCGAGCTCTGGAGCAGGAAACCGGAAAGAGGCAAGCAGAGTTGGAAAGAGTTAAAGATAGGGCCTCTTACAAGACCGTCGAAAAGATGAGCAAACGGCTTACTGATGTATATAACAAGGCAGTGGCAAATAAAGTGGCTTTTTTATACGGAAACCTGGAGAAAACATACAAGGAGCTAATGTGGGAAATGCAAGAGCTTGCCACCAAGGAACCCGAGACCCATCGCATATTCAAAAAAAATGTGACAGATTTCTTAATTAAGTCCTTAAAGGAGAATGTGGATACGGAGAATAAGCAGGCCTAA
- a CDS encoding methyl-accepting chemotaxis protein, translating to MRFTIRLKMALTFTLIILVLMGLSAYSITALKEINSKSTEIEVVWLPGVEHSLSIKALVADYRIKELQHVIASDAATMDKYEKEADAIQGELQKAFSSYDKSIIDDQDRALFTIVMDNWSKYTEFHKQVIASSKELKTEEAMTLLNGESKKARDTLGETVNKLVEYNSNGAVKSSQEGNDLYALTYKILLIVSIVAIIFSVFAAIFLLYSTLKPLGLLKTKLKDLAERGGDLTQRIEIQSKDEIGDLAQSTNQFIENIRQILIEVNSSAEGVDNVGKKVTGYLIDLNSYVEDTSAVVEELAAGTEESAAAAEEVNASSYEIQNAINSIAEKAQEGTSAVSKISERAGALKANAIESQLQANRIYEGAKENLEKALKKSEAVKQINVLSDAILQISSQTNLLALNAAIEAARAGEAGRGFAVVADEIRKLAENSENTVNEIQKVTEHVVDSVKALAESSGEILVFIDTTVRKDYEGLKTTGEQYSSDAVFVNDLITDFSATSEELAASIQAVITAINSVSMTVNEGAAGNQMIAGKATTIVEKVDEVKNQMEISRENTGKLKTAISKFKI from the coding sequence ATGAGGTTTACAATTCGGCTAAAAATGGCTCTAACTTTCACACTCATTATTCTGGTCCTAATGGGCTTGAGTGCCTACTCAATAACTGCTTTAAAAGAAATCAATTCAAAGTCGACAGAGATTGAAGTGGTCTGGCTTCCCGGCGTTGAACATTCCCTATCAATTAAAGCACTGGTGGCAGATTATAGAATCAAGGAACTCCAGCACGTCATTGCTTCAGACGCCGCAACAATGGACAAATATGAAAAAGAGGCCGATGCTATCCAGGGAGAACTCCAAAAAGCCTTTTCATCCTATGACAAAAGTATAATTGATGATCAAGACAGAGCACTTTTTACTATTGTTATGGATAATTGGAGTAAATACACCGAATTCCATAAACAAGTTATAGCCTCCAGCAAAGAGCTTAAAACTGAAGAAGCTATGACCTTACTTAATGGAGAATCCAAAAAAGCCAGAGACACGTTGGGGGAAACTGTAAACAAGCTGGTTGAATATAACTCTAACGGCGCAGTCAAGTCAAGCCAGGAGGGGAATGATCTATATGCGTTGACATATAAAATCCTCTTGATCGTAAGTATAGTTGCGATTATATTTTCCGTATTTGCAGCAATTTTCCTACTGTACAGCACGCTGAAACCACTGGGGTTGCTGAAAACAAAACTAAAGGATTTGGCGGAGAGAGGCGGAGATCTAACCCAAAGGATCGAAATTCAGTCAAAGGATGAGATTGGAGACCTTGCCCAAAGTACAAATCAATTCATTGAGAATATAAGGCAAATTTTGATTGAAGTAAATTCAAGTGCTGAAGGAGTTGATAATGTCGGCAAAAAAGTCACCGGATATTTGATTGACTTGAATTCTTATGTGGAAGATACATCGGCAGTTGTAGAAGAATTGGCAGCCGGTACGGAGGAATCCGCTGCAGCAGCTGAGGAAGTGAATGCGTCTTCTTATGAAATACAGAATGCAATTAATTCCATCGCAGAAAAAGCCCAGGAAGGAACTAGTGCTGTAAGTAAGATCAGTGAAAGAGCCGGAGCGCTAAAGGCAAATGCCATAGAATCTCAGCTTCAAGCAAACAGGATCTATGAAGGAGCAAAAGAAAATCTAGAAAAAGCGTTAAAGAAATCCGAGGCAGTTAAACAAATCAATGTGCTATCGGATGCAATCCTGCAAATTTCTTCTCAGACCAACCTGTTAGCGCTCAATGCAGCCATTGAGGCAGCCAGAGCAGGCGAGGCAGGCCGGGGGTTTGCAGTAGTGGCTGATGAAATAAGAAAGTTAGCCGAGAACTCAGAAAACACAGTTAACGAAATTCAAAAAGTAACTGAACACGTTGTTGATTCAGTAAAAGCTTTGGCAGAGAGTTCCGGAGAGATCCTAGTTTTTATTGATACAACTGTCAGAAAGGACTATGAAGGGCTGAAAACTACCGGCGAGCAGTACAGTAGTGATGCGGTATTTGTAAATGACCTTATTACTGACTTCAGTGCAACATCCGAGGAACTTGCAGCATCCATTCAGGCTGTAATAACAGCAATCAATAGTGTTAGCATGACTGTCAATGAAGGAGCAGCAGGAAATCAAATGATTGCCGGTAAAGCAACAACTATTGTCGAGAAAGTCGACGAGGTGAAAAATCAGATGGAGATTAGTCGGGAGAATACGGGTAAGCTTAAAACTGCGATCAGCAAATTCAAAATCTAG
- a CDS encoding extracellular solute-binding protein, with the protein MSHQQILKILHAGALRKPVVECAKLLQEARPELNVELESYGSRACARQVREGKVVDILALADPMLFAELLGPEYIDKYYIFANDQIVLAYNEFSRGSGEINALNWFDILLREEVTFGRSNQHLDPCGYRTLMVWQLSEQYYGRPGLFNQLDQMCRGNLIYPKSYDLASDVLVGKLDYGFEYLCVVNQFGLRYLTLPEKINLSNPAYVDYYSQSTVSLQGKNSGEMITIPGAPIEFAIAIPKNAENPEPAKDFLDLILSKQGQQILEECGLIPY; encoded by the coding sequence ATGAGCCATCAGCAAATCTTAAAAATATTACATGCCGGGGCATTGCGCAAACCGGTGGTGGAATGTGCTAAGTTGCTGCAAGAAGCTCGCCCGGAGCTAAATGTTGAGCTGGAGTCCTATGGCTCACGTGCCTGTGCCAGACAAGTACGTGAGGGCAAGGTGGTGGATATCCTGGCTTTGGCAGACCCCATGCTCTTTGCTGAGCTGCTTGGGCCTGAGTATATAGACAAATACTATATTTTTGCTAACGACCAAATTGTCCTGGCTTATAACGAGTTTTCCAGGGGCAGCGGGGAAATCAATGCCCTGAACTGGTTTGATATCCTGCTTAGGGAAGAGGTAACCTTTGGACGGTCTAACCAACATTTAGACCCCTGCGGTTATCGAACACTGATGGTCTGGCAGCTGTCGGAGCAATATTACGGCCGGCCGGGTCTCTTTAATCAGCTGGACCAGATGTGCAGGGGGAACTTGATTTATCCCAAATCCTATGATTTGGCCTCTGATGTGTTGGTAGGTAAACTAGACTATGGCTTTGAATACCTCTGTGTGGTCAATCAGTTTGGCCTGAGATATCTGACTCTTCCGGAAAAGATAAACCTCTCGAACCCAGCCTATGTGGACTATTACAGCCAGTCTACCGTGAGTTTGCAAGGAAAGAATTCTGGCGAGATGATCACTATTCCCGGTGCACCTATTGAATTTGCCATTGCTATCCCGAAAAATGCGGAAAATCCGGAACCCGCAAAGGATTTCCTGGACTTAATTCTAAGCAAACAAGGTCAGCAAATTTTAGAGGAGTGTGGACTGATCCCTTACTAA
- a CDS encoding DUF2922 domain-containing protein — MAVTSNKVIRLTFTTVGGKNFSITLPNPRADLSKAEAEAVMDTIITKNIFITTGGELAKKRDIRVIDTSTNDLYDPPQV; from the coding sequence ATGGCAGTAACAAGCAATAAAGTGATTAGGTTAACGTTTACCACTGTCGGCGGCAAGAACTTTTCCATCACGCTCCCTAATCCGCGGGCAGACCTGTCGAAGGCTGAAGCCGAAGCCGTAATGGATACGATTATAACCAAAAACATCTTCATTACGACAGGAGGCGAATTGGCTAAAAAACGGGATATTCGAGTGATTGATACCTCGACGAACGACCTTTACGATCCGCCCCAGGTTTAG
- a CDS encoding helix-turn-helix transcriptional regulator, with the protein MQINRLFEIVYILLDKKAATAKALAERFEVSTRTIYRDIETLSSAGIPVYMSKGKGGGISLLPDFVLNKAVITDEERNDILSSLKAVNAVNLSKTDTALKKLSSLFGDSNPDWIEVDFSSWANPQNETVTFNTIKSAILNKRIVTFAYASAKGQQTAREVEPLKLCFKSGSWYLYGYCKSRCDFRFFKLRRIRELCVSEQNFQRKSPSQILSNDNVFQKEYIKLKLKLSAEVAYRVYDEFESYDQQEDGSFIAEVNYPKGEWIVYYITTFGRHCEVLEPQDVRNNVQTELQNALKHYL; encoded by the coding sequence ATGCAAATCAACCGATTGTTTGAAATCGTCTATATCCTGCTTGATAAAAAAGCCGCAACGGCTAAGGCGCTGGCAGAGCGATTTGAGGTTTCAACAAGAACTATTTATCGGGATATTGAAACGCTGTCTTCTGCAGGAATTCCAGTTTATATGAGCAAAGGTAAGGGTGGTGGTATTTCACTCCTGCCTGATTTTGTGCTGAATAAAGCTGTCATAACTGATGAAGAAAGAAATGATATTTTATCTTCGTTAAAAGCTGTAAATGCTGTTAATCTCAGCAAAACAGATACCGCACTTAAAAAGCTCAGCAGCTTGTTTGGTGACTCAAACCCAGATTGGATTGAAGTGGATTTTTCATCTTGGGCTAATCCACAGAACGAAACAGTAACATTCAATACAATTAAATCTGCAATATTAAACAAGAGAATCGTTACTTTTGCCTATGCCAGTGCCAAAGGACAGCAGACAGCCCGTGAAGTAGAGCCTTTAAAACTTTGCTTCAAAAGTGGGTCATGGTATTTATATGGATATTGTAAGTCCCGCTGTGATTTTCGTTTCTTTAAGTTAAGACGAATCAGGGAGCTTTGTGTATCAGAGCAAAATTTTCAGAGGAAATCCCCCAGCCAAATTCTTTCTAACGATAATGTGTTTCAAAAAGAGTATATTAAACTAAAGCTAAAGCTATCTGCGGAGGTTGCGTATAGGGTATATGATGAATTCGAAAGTTATGATCAACAAGAGGACGGAAGCTTTATTGCAGAAGTAAACTATCCAAAGGGTGAATGGATAGTTTACTACATAACAACTTTCGGCAGACATTGTGAAGTTCTGGAACCGCAGGACGTAAGAAATAATGTCCAAACAGAACTGCAGAACGCCTTGAAACATTATCTTTAA